GCTTGCAATCCCATTTCGGGGAGAAGGTCGCGGTCTATCATAGCCATCACAGTCAGGCAGAACGCATGGAGATCTGGCAGAATCTCAATTCACCCGGTATTCATGATCACCGCATCATTCTCGGGGCACGCTCGTCCATATTCCTGCCTTTCCAAAAACTGGGCTTGATCATAGTCGATGAAGAACACGACAGTAGCTTCAAGCAGTATGATCCAGCTCCCAGATACCAAGCGCGTGACACTGCATTGATGTTAGGTCGATTCACGAGTGCCCAGGTCCTTCTCGGTTCTGCTACGCCATCCGTGGAGAGCATCCATATGTGCAATGAAGGCCGCATGAAGAAAGTAGAGATGAAGAAGCGATTCGGTGGCATCAGTATGCCTGAGATCCTAGTGGCCGATCTCGGGAGAGAACGCAGGCGTAGGACCATGACCTCCCATTTCTCTTCTCTACTCATGGAATCTCTTCACAAGGCACTGAATGATGGAAAGCAGGTCATCCTCTTTCAGAACCGCAGAGGATACAATCCGCTCTGGCAATGTGAAGACTGTGCATGGACTCCCGAATGTAGGAGATGTGATGTGAGCATGACCTATCACAAGGCGGCCCATCTACTGAAATGCCATTACTGCGGGAGCAGTGGAGAACCGCCCTTGCATTGCCCCTCCTGTGGAAGCAAGGAGCTGAAGATGTTGGGATTCGGGACGGAGAAGATCGAGGCCGAGATGGCCACTCTCCTACCTGATGCTCGTATCCAACGCATGGACTTGGACACCACCAGAGGCAAGCATGCCTACACCCGTATCTTGAGTGACTTCGATCAGCGCAAGATCGATGTGCTCATAGGCACTCAGATGGTCACCAAAGGTTTGGACTTTGCCAATGTGGCCGTAGTAGGCATCCTCAATGCCGATCTACTCATCAATCGCAGCGATTTCAGAGCCTTTGAGCGCGCGTACCAACTGATGACCCAGGTAGCGGGTCGGGCCGGGAGAGATGCAAAAGGTGAGCGTGGGAAAGTCATCATACAGACCGCCCAACCTGAACATTGGGTGGTGCGCAATGTGGTGGACCATAGCTATGAGAGACTTATCGAGCAAGAATTGCTGGAACGTAGGAATTTCAAGTATCCCCCTTTTGTGCGCATGATCACGCTCAAGGTCAGTCACAAGAAGCAGGAGCTGGTGGACCATGGTGCCAATGAGCTCGCCCGCAGGCTGCGCGCCTTCCTCGGTGAGCGGGTACTCGGACCCCAATTCCCCTATATCTCCCGTATCAAGGACCGCTACCGGATGGAGATGATCGTCAAGATTGAACGCGAAGCGAGTATCAGTCAGGTCAAATTGCAGATTCAGGACGTTGTGAACCGATTCGGGACTGAGAAGGATTTCAAATCCTTGAGGGTCACTATTGATGTGGACCCGCAGTGAGAAGGGCAATGGCAATATCAATTGCAATGGGGATATCTAGGCTATCTGCTCCTTTATTCATGTCCTCCTCCTCAGAGGGAGGTGTCCCGAGCATTCGGGGCAGAGGGGGAGTTCATTTCAATCACATACTGCCATGAGTAAATGGCACGCACTCTGGAAGACGGTGCGACCGATGAATCTCCTCATCATGGCCCTGACCATGTGGGGAGTATATGGCGCTATTATCGCACAACTCGATGGCTTGGAGAGTCATCATGTACTCTTTGCCCTGCTTACCTTATCCATAGTATTGCTTGGAGCGGGTGGCAATATCATCAATGACATAGAGGATGTACATGTCGATGCTATCAACACGCCCGGGAAGAACCAGATAGGGCAGGTAATTTCCAAGAACTGGGCTATGAGCTGGTACTTCATTCTCACTTTGTCCGGTCTGCTGGCTGGACTGATTGTTGCCACCCTTCGATCAGACATCTTCATATTCTGCGTCATCCTGTTCATTGCCTTATCGCTTTGGTTCTATTCCAGGTGGATGCAGAAGCAGGTCTTGATCGGAAATTTCGTGGTGGCCGTCCTATGTGCATTGCTCCCGATCATCGCATACCTCTTTCTCGACCCTTATCTCACTGATCATATCAAATCATATCCACTCAATGGAATCGCTACTTACTTCGATTCCATTTTATCCTTGAACATCATGAGGTTCTATGCATTTATCGCATTCTCAGCCACCCTGGCGAGAGAGATCGCGAAAGACATAGAGGATGTCAAAGGAGACGTCCGTGGAGGATACTCTTCGCTAGCCGCACGCTCGGGCATAGGGATGGCCCGTACAGCGGTCATCCTGCTATTGCTTCTCACCGCTGTCGTCCTCTTCTTGTTACATCCCTTTGATCCGTTCCCCGATGTGTGGACATGGGCCCTATTGATCATCATTTTCATTCCGATCTTGATTTCTCTTGTTCTTACCTTTCAATTGAAATCGTCAGCTGCAGCTGCTCGACTCTCTAGATGGCTCAAGATTACCATGGCCATCGGAGTCGCCAGCACCGCATTCTTTTGGTTTCTTTGAGCTATGCTGAAAGACCGACTTTCCCACAAGCGTATCATACTCGGCTCAGGCTCTCCACGTAGGCATCAGCTGCTCAAAGGATTAGACCTGGATTTCGAGATACAGACCCGGGATACTGATGAGAGCTGGCCCTCACACCTCTCAGAAGGCGGCATACCGGAGCACATTGCTTTGATGAAGTCCATTGCTTTCGGAGACTTGGATGAAGACACCATCCTCATTACAGCAGATACGATCGTTTGGATGGAAGGACAGACCATCAATAAGCCTCAGGATGAAGCAGATGCCC
The sequence above is a segment of the Flavobacteriales bacterium genome. Coding sequences within it:
- the priA gene encoding primosomal protein N', with the protein product MGSQEHGIDTMDRPIEERSTYFAEVVVPLHVPGSYTYRVPRKFEDRIRPGMRALVQFGRKKVYAGLVISTHHKAPTDYQAKYVLDLLDAEAIVTSHQLDLFQWMASYYMCYPGDVINASLPAGFRLSSETMISKYDDPGDLELDTPGHLVMSTLDHRTELSMDDLTEMLGGHTAAYQTISRLIAKKAVSLHEVVKEKYKPKYETYLLLNPAYESESAMQSLFDQLEKRAKAQTAILMRFIELSRYGSGNEIPVLKKELLEKSGVSPGVLKSLTEKEILHEVKEEVGRIKDHRLESPIDLQLNEEQSSALSEIQSGMAKGLPVLLHGVTSSGKTEVYIELIKTHLQRDEQVLYLVPEIALTTQLIQRLQSHFGEKVAVYHSHHSQAERMEIWQNLNSPGIHDHRIILGARSSIFLPFQKLGLIIVDEEHDSSFKQYDPAPRYQARDTALMLGRFTSAQVLLGSATPSVESIHMCNEGRMKKVEMKKRFGGISMPEILVADLGRERRRRTMTSHFSSLLMESLHKALNDGKQVILFQNRRGYNPLWQCEDCAWTPECRRCDVSMTYHKAAHLLKCHYCGSSGEPPLHCPSCGSKELKMLGFGTEKIEAEMATLLPDARIQRMDLDTTRGKHAYTRILSDFDQRKIDVLIGTQMVTKGLDFANVAVVGILNADLLINRSDFRAFERAYQLMTQVAGRAGRDAKGERGKVIIQTAQPEHWVVRNVVDHSYERLIEQELLERRNFKYPPFVRMITLKVSHKKQELVDHGANELARRLRAFLGERVLGPQFPYISRIKDRYRMEMIVKIEREASISQVKLQIQDVVNRFGTEKDFKSLRVTIDVDPQ
- a CDS encoding septum formation inhibitor Maf — encoded protein: MLKDRLSHKRIILGSGSPRRHQLLKGLDLDFEIQTRDTDESWPSHLSEGGIPEHIALMKSIAFGDLDEDTILITADTIVWMEGQTINKPQDEADALRMVKNLSAKTHYVYTGVCIRTAGSNTVFHDETAVEFRELSDEMVAYYVENYSPYDKAGGYGAQDWIGYVGIES
- a CDS encoding UbiA family prenyltransferase, which translates into the protein MSKWHALWKTVRPMNLLIMALTMWGVYGAIIAQLDGLESHHVLFALLTLSIVLLGAGGNIINDIEDVHVDAINTPGKNQIGQVISKNWAMSWYFILTLSGLLAGLIVATLRSDIFIFCVILFIALSLWFYSRWMQKQVLIGNFVVAVLCALLPIIAYLFLDPYLTDHIKSYPLNGIATYFDSILSLNIMRFYAFIAFSATLAREIAKDIEDVKGDVRGGYSSLAARSGIGMARTAVILLLLLTAVVLFLLHPFDPFPDVWTWALLIIIFIPILISLVLTFQLKSSAAAARLSRWLKITMAIGVASTAFFWFL